Within Vicia villosa cultivar HV-30 ecotype Madison, WI linkage group LG1, Vvil1.0, whole genome shotgun sequence, the genomic segment ttgggaggactgcacgctagacccttcacgcgaaatttggaaggagaatgcgcccgtggcgggatgaattttatttcagttcttcatacgataacacacgaactttttaattatcctacgaggaggaaggggaaaaagatctcaaataaaccctaggagttttctaagtgtggggattcacctagactagaaattctggagtccgggaggtcggttatacatagggaagattttaagcaccctacatatccgtagtactctacgggaaccttctctgtgtctatctgtttgtgtttgttgcttattgattgggaaagtttctcctttgtgttaggaggaggaattgaattgaatgaaaaagacagacagactgactatttttggtttttgattagctcactgagattccttgtgaacctcatgcctacatatccctaatggaagttagagttttttgtagttcggggaactaattagagaaattaattgtttttggtgccttgcttgaagctcaaggttttagcttgaattaaatctctgtttacagtaaagagacatgaaatcatctttacagagaggtatttctactattccaccacaaacattttaaagtgacagaaaagctgagtttgtttcattaagagagggaccctacttggttgatcaagtatgccagtcacgtgtctcttgaatgaaagattctcgaccaaattagggaaagttgtacaagtctgggtgtgttgccagagcatgcctttcacgagtcctaaatgggagaatgtttgaaatgattgtttgtttgaaatgattgtttgtttgattgtggtgagataggagaaatatctccctataaagatgagctatgtctatctactgtttgaaagatttgattttttagctggcttgtatgaggctcaagtttgaggctttttgattgtttttattgactctgggagatgactccactggaaattaacttaaactaagaagttttgtgttctgtacgaagcccagaattgaggatgACTTAAGTTGGaaagtgttttattttgttttatgattgaaaggttttttagtgttctgtacaaagcccagaattgtggctgactctacctagggagactctattttgtgccttgtatgaagcccaaggttgtggctgactcttaactagggaaactctattttgtgccttgtatgaagcccaaggttgtggctgactcttagctagggaagactctattttgtgccttgtatgaagcccaaggttgtggctgactcttagctacggaagactctattttgtgccttgtatgaagcccaaggttgtggctgactattgaggaaactgagtatggatgactctatgggggaaaagatcctgaaggttaggaatcttttgacacaggaaatgtggtttatctgccttgtacaaagcccaaggttgtggctacttgatgattaaggactcactggggagactctattatctgccttgtacaaagcccaaggttgtggctgactctggataggggaatacctacgagtagggttttgactctaaggggagtatgtgccttgtacaaagcccaaggttgaggctgacttttaaaatgaagaaagatctaccagtgtgggatcttttgactcagaggggatttttgtctctgttgaggattatcctaaaGGTTGAAtctactgaggattgtgcttttgttaaacaggaattgatgaatgaaagacccaggtttgaagatggACTCTTACTGGGGAATttatttgagtgattgacctaaagtagactctaccggggaattggtttttattgactgagactgaccttaagtgagatttatctttttaaaagtttaagttttggaagctaaccctttccagggaattatgactttaaaggactgattttggaggctaaccctttccaggggttttactctactggagagtttatcttttgaaagcttagtttttggaagctaaccctttccagggaattttgttaaaatgaaggaatgttggaggctaaccctttccaggggattttgttaaaatgaaggaatgaatggaggctgaccctttccaagggattttatgataaaatgaaagaatgaatggaggctgaccctttccagggaattttggatgatggcagaatgattaactatttgagacttcttgtttaaagcccaagattaaggctgacactgactgaggatagacagatatggaccctagactctgctaaggaggaaaattaatggagataagggtgacagagactgtccatgtctctcattccaaaagatgtactcaatgtgaaattgagacattcttagcttgtttaaagtttggttttaagaatagaagaaactcaccagggtaggctaaaaggtgactaaagacctgttcctatgtttataagaaacctgatgggtccttggaggttaacaattaactgtgttgtttatcttctgcattgttttgtttattcagtcatggatgttatgacatcgtgcataacatcaggttcagaagtgttagttgttcctttacagaaccatGTAAACTTTATCATATGGTTATGTTGACTAAAcatatgtgatcccaggtctcattgactccttcttaggggtaattaaaagtTGGGGGATCTTTTTGTTttgcctctgctacattaataacagatcagatgtcttgacatcgtgaatgacatcctgagtctgtcataccagaattttagTTAAGAAGACAAAAGGACAAAGTGGCTAAAGCTTACAATAAAAAGGTAAGAAACAAGGTGTTCGCTattaatgatttagtttggaaagtggtaTTACCTATGAACAGAAATGATAGGGTTTTAGGAAAATGGTCACCAAATTGGGAAGGACCGTTTAGGGTAATACAAGTCTTTACCAACAATGCTTATGAGTTAGAGGAATTAGCCCCGGATCGACGGGTTATCAGAGTGAATGGCAAGTACTTAAAGGGATATAAACCTACTCTTCAGGAATTCACCATTTCGACGACGTAGATAGAAAGTCGAAATAGAGCTGGTTAACAGTATTAAAAGCCggcaaataaaacaaaaacatggcATTTAAAGTTGGTCCGGAAACCAATTgtcaaaaaattacaaaataaaaaaggtacaaaaaggaaaaattacatCAAAATAAAAACCATACGCAGATGGTCTCAACAAAATCATAAATGGCCGTATAGCTTCTAGAAAGAACACAATTTGAGCTGAAGATCTGTTGCTCGGCTTTCCAAGGTGTCAGATTCATCCTTGAGCACCTTGATCTCTTTTTCAATTTGATCCGTAGCTAGGCTAACAGCAACAACATCGACAGTCATCCTTAGCATATGCGCCTGCGTGGGGGCAATCTCCTTGGCAAATTCCTCCTCCTGTTTGGTGATGAGATCCAAATCCTACTTCAAGTCAGACATCTCTTTCGACAGTTCCTCAAGCCGACGGCGGATTGCTGCGGATCTTTCAGTGTTAGAGAGTTGCTCCTGACGCTCCTGGACCAGCTGAGTCTTCATCTCCTCGATCACTCTCTTTGCCTTGATCACAGTGTCCACATTTGTCTTCACAGCGGTCTGCTTAGCTTCAATCATATCCTCATTTTTCCTCACATTCTCAATGTTTtcaagaagaagaggaaggagtTTTGCAAAGCCCTCCACTGTGAGCATGCAGAAATCAGAGATCTCCATCCCTTGCTGCTGAGAATAAGCCTCCAAAAGCTCCCGACAAAGACTATGGTCGTCGCGCAGCAAAGCTTTGATTTTGGTGGCTTCAGGCCCCATCTTGTCTGCATGCTCTCGAGATTGATCTGAGTCAGAAGGGAAAGTGTATTGGCTTACAAAGCTATTCAGCCTCGCCAGCGCAGAGCCGACATCAATATCCATAAATGCATGCAACATATTATCAGCAGTGGATATTGTCGattctgtaacaccccttactaaccccgcggcaatataaaacaaatattcagagtacatgaaataagggtgccacaattcataataaataacatcattcagtcatgtcatgcattcactgaggtaatcatcataaattaaaacgtttcatgttaacacagcggaaattaaatcaaacggactaagtttaacatctttaaaacttatccttcaaaacatcaaaacataactagagtcataatcataaactctaaacaatcgcgccCTCaatgttacaactaccagagcatgacacctgacgctaactaaaacactgactcatgagctaatcctcaccgagtcgaacaaccgctatcctcaatctgaaaatgacaacatgtaagggtgagtctcatcataattaacaaatgttataaggttataaagcaataacacatcacagttgcatcattcacccaattgtttcataaacagacattcaaaacaagtcaaacaacaatcaacacatcatcaacatttacaacactggaatacctccaatcatgttataaatcatgcatatgtatgaactgacactatgcatgtggtaccaacatcatcaaatgggaataacccatgaccgatccaacatcatcaagatacggccctgccagcacagattccacacaatgggaatcatgcccttcactgatccaacacacccttatggatacagtatcatcaatgaacatgaatgaatgcaacatatacaacatacttataccatcatcatcatcatcatcaaaatcatcatcatcatcaagtatgttcatatatattaacatcattcaatcacaattccatcatcattatcatatagaaacatacacgtatttacaccaatcatcatcatcaatatgaATTAGCACACATGTAttctcatcattctaaaaccaatcaatgatcatcatatagattattcgataaggttcgtttagctcgaaacggcacatcaaacggaccaacagttaaaaagttatgcatctttgaacttttaaaatatctcaaaacatcaacagcacgcggcgccatcttagttcgcggcgcgaactgagcgtcccaaaaatccttggctctctgccaagctattcgcggcgcaaacatctgcacgcggcgcgaaacgagaaaaagttacgccttcgcggcgccaacacgggtacgcgacgcgacctgtgcgtatcacaacttcctggcattctgcccacctgttcgcggcgccaaccctatgcacggggcgcgaaccggtgatttcagaaaccccaacctgcagaaaacaacattctacacatcccaaatgccctcaaaatcaCACCAGTACGAGTTTCAGAAAatgaaccacacatacaacacaaattgcACATTAATATACACAATTCAAGCATcaattgacatcataacatcatacacATCATGGATTCAACAAAGGATTAAAAGTCACACAAATTAACCCAATCCCTAAaactatcatatgactcaattgatacgaattccacatctattctatgctattaacccctaacccgataatagatgataatcagataagtcccccttaccttagccaaattcttgaactcttcccatttctctgcttctgcactttcacgttcttcctctcttctcctcttctgctcttttcacgttctttctctaattttcttcttttccttcttttatgaaaaataataaaatttagtaaAAAGGCCTTGGGACTAACACCTCTCCTTTTACTAACACTACCTCGGCCCAActctattattttccataatttttagagaaatgtcaaataattccaataaaataatttaaatcccaattaaattaaattaaggaaaAATTACGAATGTTACAGATTCTAAGTCTTTACCTCCTGGGAGATCAAGCATGGTATTATTACCGACGATTGGTGGAGGCAAAGTGGTCTTTTAAGCAACAGTTGGCAAGGCAGATGTGGGTTTTTCAGCATGTGAAGTCCCAACGGAGGTCGATGGAGGGGCAGACTCAGTGACCAAGGGAACACCCTGTGTGCTGGCTGGTTGTGAAAGAGCACTTTTGACAAGGAGTTGGTCATTTCCCTTTGCAGACCCTAGAGCCAGTGGGGAATCTGAAAGACTAGAATCAGAACTAGCCGAATAGAAAGTATAGTGCATGGAGGGACTGGTGATAGAATCAGAATCACTACAAATAGCCGTGATAGTTAAGTCAAGTAACTCACCAGCGACTAAATCAGGATTATCTTGAGGAAAAGGAATGTCGTCAGAAAGCGGAGAATACTCAGCCGTACCAGAAACATCAATTTGTGGGTTAGAAGAGCCGACCTAAAACAGAAGAAAGTTTTAAGAAATAATTTAATTCGTCCAACAATCATAGAGGTTTGTGGTGAGTGGTTTGTACCTGAAGTGCTGGGTCAAAACTCCATTGTTTCTCGTCTCCTTTTAAAGCGGCTACGACAACTTTAGGAGAATCTGACTATTTGACCGAAGCTGATGGAGGGGGAGTAACCGAAGCTGAATTCGAAACTAAATGTCAATATCAGATGAGGCCAAAATAAAAGTATTTGTCGACAAGAGTCTTACTTCTTCATTTCGTGTTTAAAGGCGTATGATAATCTTCTGATTCCCCGCCAGATTCGACAAGAGGCGCAACGCTACAAGGTTCAGAGGccttgattttttgtttttgttttttagccTCCCTACATTGAGGAGAAGACTCTTGCTTCCTTTTGTGTTTGGAGCTAGGAGATCGGTGAAGGGGTTTAGCATCCTGAGCTAGCTGGAAAAACATACACTACATAAGACCAAAATTCTGGCTCGACATGAAAAGACTCAAGTCATAGAAAATACCTTCGCCCATTCAAAAGTTTGTGACTTGTCCTTCTTGGATGATTTGGATTGGCGAGAAGGAGCAGTATAAACCACAAAATGTTTTTGACTCTAGCACAAGGGTAGACACTCAAGGGATCAGGTATaggaaaatgaaaacaaaacataatAGTCGAATAAGAAATGAGCCGGAGAACTAACCTTGTGTAGAGAAAGCGAGATTGTCGATTCTAAGTCTTTACCTCCTGGGAGGTCAAGCATGGTATTATTACCGACGATTGGTGGAGGCGAAGTGGTCTTTTCAGCAACAGTTGGCAAGGTAGCTGTGGGTTTTTCAGCATGTGAAGTCCCAGCGGAGGTCGAAGGAGGAGCAGGCTCAGTGACCAAGGGAACACCCTGTGTGCTGGCTGGATGTGAAAGAGCACTTTTGACAAGGAGTTGGTCATTTCCCTTTGCAGTCCCTAGAGCCAGTGGGGAATCTGAAAGACTAGAATCAGAACTAGTCGAATAGAAAGTATAATGCGTGGTGGGACTAGTGACAGAATCAGAATCGCTACGAATAGGCGTGATAATTAAGTCACCTAACTCACCAGCAGCTAAATCAGGATTATCTTGAGGAAGAGGAATGTCGTCAGAAAGCGGAGAATACTCAACCGTACCAGCAACATCAGTTTGTGGGTTAGAAGAGTCGACCTAAAACAGAAGAAAGTTTTAAGAAATAATTTAATTCGTCCAACAATCATAGAGGTTTGTGGTGAGTAGTTTGTACCTGAAGCGCTGGGTCGAAACTCCACTGTTTCTCGTCTCCTTTTGAAGCGGCTACGACAACTTTAGGAGAATCTGATTGTTTGACCGAAGCTGATGGAGGGGGAGTAACCGAAGCTGAATTCGAAACTAAATGTCAATATCAGATGAGGCCAAAATAAAAGTATTTGTCGACAAGAATCTTACTTCTTCATTTTGTGTTTAAAGGCGTAGGATCATCTTCTGATTCCCCGCCAGATTCGACAAGAGGCGCAGCGCTACAAGGTTCGGAGGccttgattttttgtttttgttttttagctTCCCCACATTTAGGAGAAGACTCTTGCTTCCTTTTGTGTTTGGAGCTAGGAGACCGGTGAAGGGGTTTAGCATCTTGAGCTAGCTGGAATAACATACACTACATAAGACCAAAATTCTAGCTCGACATGAAAAGACTCAAGTCAGAGAAAATACCTTCGCCACTTCAGAAGTTTGTGACTTTTCCTTCTTGGAAGATTTAGATTAGTGAGAAGGAGCAGTATAAACCACAAAATGTTTTCGACTCTAGCACAAGGGTAGACACTCAAGGGATCAGGTACaggaaaatgaaaataaaacataataGTCGAATAAGAAATGAGCCGGAGAACTAACCTTGTGTAGAGAAAGCAAGATTGTCGATTCTAAGTCTTTACCTCCTGGGAGGTCAAGCATGGTATTATTACCGACGATTGGTGGAGGCGAAGTGGTCTTTTCAGCAACAGTTGGCAAGGCAGCTGTGGGTTTTTCAGCATGTGAAGTCCCAGCGGAGG encodes:
- the LOC131661172 gene encoding uncharacterized protein LOC131661172, translated to MTNPRTMFKKSMTAYGIVGLLSTLPTLNMRFTGKPTKCKATNIKQIQAFPKYFGVVYFPNNLRRTISQAAEVLRDKVTTIPLASAKETPATKTTKADPSKVMPKPNNPNSDDEPISLSLHKNRTHSVVYPAPSHQSKSSKKDKSQTSEGAKYSPLSDDIPLPQDNPDLVAGELVDLTITAIRIDSDSVTSPSTHYTFYSTSSDSSLSDSPRALGTAKGNDQLLVKSALSHPASTQGVPLVTESAPPSTSAGTSHAEKPTAALPTVAEKTTSPPPIVGNNTMLDLPGVSNSASVTPPPSASVKQSDSPKVVVAASKGDEKQWSFDPALQVDSSNPQTDVAGTVEYSPLSDDIPLPQDNPDLAAGELGDLIITPIRSDSDSVTSPTTHYTFYSTSSDSSLSDSPLALGTAKGNDQLLVKSALSHPASTQGVPLVTEPAPPSTSAGTSHAEKPTATLPTVAEKTTSPPPIVGNNTMLDLPGGKDLESTISLSLHKSQKHFVVYTAPSRQSKSSKKDKSQTFEWAKVGSSNPQIDVSGTAEYSPLSDDIPFPQDNPDLVAGELLDLTITAICSDSDSITSPSMHYTFYSASSDSSLSDSPLALGSAKGNDQLLVKSALSQPASTQGVPLVTESAPPSTSVGTSHAEKPTSALPTVA